The following proteins are co-located in the Macadamia integrifolia cultivar HAES 741 chromosome 3, SCU_Mint_v3, whole genome shotgun sequence genome:
- the LOC122074250 gene encoding cytochrome P450 89A2-like gives MAPSSPSTSAQNPDEFVVSYVDTLFDLQIPDEGGRKLSEEEMVTLCSEFLTAGTDTTSTALQWIMANLVKHQEIQEKLYYGIEGAVSSGEKKIKEEDLQKIPYLKAIVLEGLRRHRLRNYSNFLRLMAT, from the coding sequence ATGGCCCCATCGTCACCCTCTAcatcggctcaaaacccagatgAATTTGTAGTCTCTTACGTTGATACACTATTTGATCTTCAAATCCCGGACGAAGGAGGACGAAAGCTCTCCGAGGAAGAAATGGTGACTCTCTGCTCGGAGTTTCTAACCGCCGGCACTGACACGACATCTACGGCGTTGCAGTGGATCATGGCAAACCTGGTGAAGCACCAAGAAATCCAAGAAAAGCTCTACTATGGAATCGAAGGAGCTGTTAGTTCAGGAGaaaagaagatcaaagaagaggaTTTGCAGAAGATCCCATATCTGAAGGCAATAGTGTTGGAAGGGTTGAGGCGACACCGATTACGAAATTATTCGAATTTTCTAAGATTGATGGCCACGTGA